CCATCTGCAAGGCTGCCAGCGGCAGATCCGTGGTCAGCCGATCCCTCATGGCCCAGCCCATCACCAGTCGCGAAGGCAGATCCAGGATGATTGAGAGGTACAGCCAGCCCTCACGGGTAGGTAACAACGAGAGATCGGCGGCCCAGACGGTATCTGGCTGCTCAACTTCGACGTGCCGTTGCACCAGGTCGTCTGCGATGGGATGGGCGTGGTCACTGTTCGTGGTGCACTTGTACTTTTTGCGGTCGTTGCCCTTCAAGCCGGCCGCCGCCATCAGCCGGGCCACCCGCCGACGCGAGCAGGGCTGGCCCTGCTCGCGCAGCGCTGCGTGGACGCTGGGCACGTCGTAGCGACCGTTGCTGGTGGCATGAAGTTGCCCGATCTCGGTCGTCAGGACGGTGTCCTGGAGCTCGCGTGTGCTGGTTGGCCTTCTCTGTCAGGTGAAGGACCCGCTTTTGGTGACGTCCAGCACACGGCACATCACGTCCAGGCGGAATTCCTGCCGGTGCGTTTCAATGAATCGAAAACGCATCAACGTTCCTTGGCACAGAAGGCCACGGCTTTTTTCAAGACATCCCGTTCCTGCCGGGCGATGTCCAGTTCGCGCTGCAGTCGCTTGATTTCCGCCTGTTCCGTCGTCAGACCCGTGTTCCCGTGACCGGGAAAGGCTACCGAGCCCTGCGTGCCCAGCTCGCGAGCCCAGCGGTGCAGCGCCGAGTCACTGACGCCCAGGTTCTTGGAGACTTGGAGGAAGCTCTGGTCCGGCTCGTTCGCGAGCTGGACGGCCTCCAGCTTGAACTCTTTGGTGTACTGCTTGCGTTTGGCCATGCCTCACCTCGTCTTGATTCTCGAGGCGTTTCTTCAAGTACGCAAAACTGAGGTATCCCCAGTCAACGGGATACCCAGTCGTAGGGCCTTCATGCGGAGCGCCTGCCTGAGCTCCTCACTGACCTTCAGATTCAGCTGGACAATCTGTGCCGCCTGCCCTTCCTGAGGCGCGGTCGCCTCTTCCAGCTCCGGCTGGCCTTGACCTGTGAGTGCCAGATGTTCGAATCGGCTCTTTGGCATCAGCTGACCTCCAGGGCCAGGCTCAAAATGTCAGACCAGGCGTTCTCGGGCCGGGCTTCAGGAACATCCCGAACAAGCACACGCTGCTCCTGTGCCCGCTGGTGAGCGGCATAGGCACGGATCACGGTCTCGCAGACATTCAGCCCAAGACCTCTCAGGTGATCCCGCGCTCCCTGCCCGACTGCACCGGTGGGCGGAGCTTTGGTGATGACCACCCGGACGTTCTCCATCGTGGCCTTGGGCGCCACGAGACGTTCCCACAGTTCGATGGTCGGTTCAAGTTCCGTTCCGTTCGCCCCACTCGGAACGAGCATGGTGCTGCGAGCGGCAAGCTCCACCATGTCTTGCAGACTTGGCCGCCCCTCCACATCGATGACCCAGTAGCGGTAGCCCTCTGGTGGCAGCTCACCCGTGCCAAGCAGGTGGATCGGTAGCTTGCCTCCGTAGATCCACTTGCGCGAAGTCTGCATGGTGGCGTCCTCGTCGGACAGGGCCACCTTCCCCTTGAGTGCGAGGGCTCCTGCAAGGTTCACGGCCAGCGTGGACTTCGCGACCCCCCCTTTGCTGCTCGCCAGGCTGATGATCTGCATTCCCGAATACTACGGAGATACTGAGGTAGCTGGGTAGTGATACAGAGATACTGAGGTAGCTAGATAGCTCCAAGGTAGGAGGTATCCGGGTAGTTCTGAGCTCTGCCGGACAGAACCGCAAGGATCGGCGGGCTATCCTGACGCATGTCCGAACCGTCAGATGTGGGCACGCCCGCTGCCCGCTCGCTCAGTGAATACCTGCAGCAGATCACCGAAGCGCTGGCGGCCACCACCGACCAAACCGATGTCTTCAAGATCGTGCTGCAACCCGCCCTGGCTGCCTTGAACGCCATTACAGGCGCAGTCCTGTTAGTCGACGCCACGGGAAAGCACCTCGTGATTGCGGCCACTCAGGGGTATGAAGCTCACGGACAGACCATCTGGCAAGATGGCCCTCTTGATGGCAATGTCCCGGCAGGCGATGCGCTGGAACGGCATCAGGCCCTGTTCTTCGAGCATCTTGACGCCCTGGTCGAAGCGTATCCGATGCTGGAGGAACGGACGGGGGCCGTCGCTCCAGTCGCCACCGCCAT
This sequence is a window from Deinococcus ruber. Protein-coding genes within it:
- a CDS encoding ParA family protein; translated protein: MQIISLASSKGGVAKSTLAVNLAGALALKGKVALSDEDATMQTSRKWIYGGKLPIHLLGTGELPPEGYRYWVIDVEGRPSLQDMVELAARSTMLVPSGANGTELEPTIELWERLVAPKATMENVRVVITKAPPTGAVGQGARDHLRGLGLNVCETVIRAYAAHQRAQEQRVLVRDVPEARPENAWSDILSLALEVS